Genomic segment of Aliiroseovarius sp. M344:
CCGAGTACGCAGGGGGCAATAAATTGGACGGATACGATAAATGACAGCGCGTCGCCAAATGTTGAAGTTGCGCAGCAACGTGATATCCAGAAGACCATCGTACATGCGTTCATTCCCCATTGGTCTATCGCTGGAATGGTGGAAACGCGTGCTAACATTGCAGCGGTTGATGTGCTGCTGCCGGAATGGTTTTCACTTGACCACCAATCCGGCGAAATAACAGCACTTCCAGCCGCCCAACGCGACAAGCTTCGAGACGTTTGGTTGCAACAAAGAGAACACGTCAAACTTATTCCTGTTCTCACATCGGGTTTAAACCAAAGCGATGAGGGCGTGCAGTGGTTGACCTCTGCAAAACAAAGAAACGAACTCATCAAATCCCTATCGTCGCTCATGAACGAGAAGGAGTTTGATGGCCTTTGCCTCGACTTCGCGGGTGCCGGCGCAATACGAGCCGAGGAAATCGCCGCGTTTTTGTTGGCAGTGAAAGCCGAGTTTCATCGGTGGGGAAAAGAAAGCTGCATTGTCGCTGAGATCGACGACGCGCTTTTGATGCATCCGAAAGCTGCGGATCTGGCCGACCGCTTGGTCGTACTTGCATTTCAGGAGCCGGGACCATTCAGCGGACCAACGCCCCTTGCGCCTCTGGATTGGTACGAGGAAAAGCTTTCGGTGCTGCTGGACAGCATCCCGGCAGAAAAGCTGGTTATAGCGCTTGGCAACTTTGGAATGGATTGGGTTAGCGGAATGCCCAACCCTGAATATTTGACCTTTTTCGATATCACGGAGGCAGTCGACAGAAACAAGGGCTCCATAGGAATGGACCGTGAAAGCCTAAACTCAGAGGCGTCGTTTTCGGATGCTCAGGGTCGTCGGCACCAAATCTGGTTTTTGGATGCGTTGAGCGCCCATAATCAATTGGCTCGAACCCCGCTGGATCGGATTGGTGGGGTGGCAATTTGGCCAGTAACCGGGGGCGACCCCGGGATCTGGGAGCTTCTTTCCCCCGGGTTCCCTGAGCTAAATACTGCCTCCAGTTTATTGCAGAAAATCGGACAAGCCTCGCATGTCAGATACACCGGGCAAGGGCCTCTGCTCACGGTTCAGAACCCAGCCACGCCCGGTCGAAGGATATTGGCGAAAGATCCAGAAGGCGGCCTTATCACCGATGCGAATTACTTGGAACTTCCTCGCGCTTTTACGGTCTCCTTGAGTGGAGCGTTGCCGAAAAACTCTGCCGTTCTTACCTTCGACGATGGCCCTAATAAAAAATACACGCCGAAAATATTGGATATTCTAAAGGAATATAACGTTCCGGCAGTATTCTTTGTCGTTGGCAACCGCGTGCAGATTTCTCCTGGGATTGCCCGGCGTATAGTCGAAGAAGGGCATGAACTGGGCGTTCATACCTACACCCACCCCAACGTTGCCGATATCTCTGACCTGCGTCTCAAGCTGGAACTCCATGCTTCGCAGGAGCTTATCGAAAGTGTTTCGGGACTGAACACCAACCTGTTCCGCGCACCATATGGGTTCGATGAAAACCCGGAAACACCTAAAGAAGCCAGCGTTCTAAGCCTGCTGACCAACGAACGTTATGTCGTGGTTGGCATTGAGATTGACTCGACAGACTGGACACGCCCGGGTGCAGACAAGATCGTAGAGACCGTCACCTCTCTGGTGCAGTCAGGGCAGGGCAACGTGATCCTGTTCCATGATGCAGGCGGGGATCGGGAACAAACGGTCTTGGCATTGCCGAAGATTATCGAAGCGCTTGACGGGATGGGGGTATCAATTGTTCCTCTATCCAGCGTGACCGGGCAGGGCGCAGGCTTTCAGTCGGGTGAAGTGGCGCAGGCTCAAGATCAGATCAGTACCTACTCTTTTTGGTTTATCCGGTCTCTGAAAACGGCCATAACGGCGGTTTTCTTTTTCTTGATAACAGTTGGTATTGTTCGTTCGCTGGCGGTTTTGGTGCTTGCGTTGATTAAGGAACGGCGCGTGCATAAAAGCGGCGATGCGAAATTGCCCGTCACAGTTTTGATCCCGGCGTATTGCGAAGAAACTGTCATCACCAAATCCGTGACATCGGTCCTTCAATCAACTTACCCAATCGAACAGGTCATCGTCATTGATGATGGTTCAACCGACGAGACCGCAAAGGTAGTGGTTGAGCATTTCGGGTCCGATCCGCGCGTCCGATTGGTCCGTCAAAGAAATCAGGGTAAAGCAGAGGCGCTCAATCACGGGATAGGCCTGATTGATACGCCCGTTTTTGTCGCCATCGATGCCGATACTATCATTGCGCCGGACGCAATTGGCCAATTGGTCAAGCATTTCAATGATGCGAAAGTTGGGGCAGTGGCAGGCAATGTCAAAGTCGGGAACCGTCGGAACCTGCTGACACGTCTGCAGGCGATCGAATACATTACGGCGCAGAACCTAGACCGTCGGGCGTTCGAAGTTCTTAACGGCATTATGGTTGTTCCCGGTTCGATCGGTGCCTGGCGAACTGACGCGGTAAAGGTTTCTGGCGGCTACACGACGCAGACCCTTGTTGAGGACGCCGACCTGACGGTTTCCATTATTCGGAATGGCTATCAAGTTGTTTTCGAACCGAAGGCGCACGCCTTTACCGAAGCCCCAGAGACGATCCCGCAGTGGATGCGACAGCGGTTGCGCTGGCATTTCGGGATGCTGCAGATCGCTTGGAAGCACAAATCCGCATTCTTTGAACGCCGCGCAGTTGGGATGGTTTCGATACCGGATTTGGTTTTGTTCGGTGCGGTGTTTTCATTGTTCGCGCCAATTGCGGATATCGTGATGGTCGTCAACTTAATCGCTCTGGCGGAGCATTTTACAGATGCGCCACAAATGCCGTTTGAGAGTTCCACTGTTGTAGTCGCAATTTCCTATATTGCTTATCTGCTTTCTGACCTCGTGCTCGCGACCATTGCCTTTGGCCTTGAGCCAAAAGAAAACAAGCGGCTGCTGCCCTGGGTTCTGACCCAGAGGTTTTTCTATCGCCAGATATACTGGATGGTGGCCTTGCGTTCGATCGCTAGGGCCGTGACCGGGCGTTTTACCGGGTGGCGCAAGATCACTAGAACCTCGTCGATCAACTTGGCAAACACCCTTGGCCTGCCGAGAGATCAGGTAAGGGTTGTGTTGACCGACAAGAAGACGCCTAAGGATTCAAATTAAGCCCCCGCGGGCTTATGCAAAAGCATCTGCGCGTACGCACCACATCCGAGGTGGCGCGTTTTCAGTCGGTGCTCCGGCGCGTCAGCTACAGACTTGGAACTTTACAGCACCTGAACCAGAGCCGAACCGTTGCATCGTGTATTTTTCGATATCAATGAGATAGCCATCGCCACCCAGATTATTGGTGCAGCAGCCGTTGCAGTCTGAATCAGAGCACAAATCGAGCACGTCCACCATTATCTCTCGGCCACCCTGGCGCAAGCGCAACGACTTTCCACCATACTGGCGCCAGTGCTTCTCATGGACTGCCGCGATGTTGGATTTTGCCACCCAATTCTCGGTTTTTTTGCCTCGCACGCCATAGAACTGTCCTGCCCACTTGCAGCCGTTATATTTGACGCATTCAGTGCTGCCGGGGTCGGGGTAGCTTTCGTAGTTCGTCAGCTTTGCCGTTCGCCACTCACCTTCACAGGTCTTCTCGGCCATCGCGGCGGGCGCGAAAAACAAGAGTGTCAGAAACAAAAAATGCTTAATCACTTTCAGCATCGTCATTTTGCTCTCCTTGATCCGGGGCATATGCTCGCTTTCCTCAGTTCCAATTCAATAGAACGCGAGCGATTTCTAAGTTAGCCCCCTGCGGGTCAGAGTGATCTGGAAGCCGTGAATGTATTATCTAAGCGCGAAAAAACAACCCTTAGGCTCCAGAAGTTTCTCTTTCATTTAGTCGAATTGATCATGTTTTGCTTCTATATCGGCAATATCACGGGCAAATCGGCGTCGTTCCGCTTCTGTCACTAATTGGGAATTAGATCATA
This window contains:
- a CDS encoding polysaccharide deacetylase family protein, with protein sequence MKNTKETKGGSSNKPIFFDPTSHRLVFFSVFSIVFLIFGLVWFALFFVHLLGSELPLFSAETTSTSIEGAPSDYSQLSPDWQGQTETSAPSTQGAINWTDTINDSASPNVEVAQQRDIQKTIVHAFIPHWSIAGMVETRANIAAVDVLLPEWFSLDHQSGEITALPAAQRDKLRDVWLQQREHVKLIPVLTSGLNQSDEGVQWLTSAKQRNELIKSLSSLMNEKEFDGLCLDFAGAGAIRAEEIAAFLLAVKAEFHRWGKESCIVAEIDDALLMHPKAADLADRLVVLAFQEPGPFSGPTPLAPLDWYEEKLSVLLDSIPAEKLVIALGNFGMDWVSGMPNPEYLTFFDITEAVDRNKGSIGMDRESLNSEASFSDAQGRRHQIWFLDALSAHNQLARTPLDRIGGVAIWPVTGGDPGIWELLSPGFPELNTASSLLQKIGQASHVRYTGQGPLLTVQNPATPGRRILAKDPEGGLITDANYLELPRAFTVSLSGALPKNSAVLTFDDGPNKKYTPKILDILKEYNVPAVFFVVGNRVQISPGIARRIVEEGHELGVHTYTHPNVADISDLRLKLELHASQELIESVSGLNTNLFRAPYGFDENPETPKEASVLSLLTNERYVVVGIEIDSTDWTRPGADKIVETVTSLVQSGQGNVILFHDAGGDREQTVLALPKIIEALDGMGVSIVPLSSVTGQGAGFQSGEVAQAQDQISTYSFWFIRSLKTAITAVFFFLITVGIVRSLAVLVLALIKERRVHKSGDAKLPVTVLIPAYCEETVITKSVTSVLQSTYPIEQVIVIDDGSTDETAKVVVEHFGSDPRVRLVRQRNQGKAEALNHGIGLIDTPVFVAIDADTIIAPDAIGQLVKHFNDAKVGAVAGNVKVGNRRNLLTRLQAIEYITAQNLDRRAFEVLNGIMVVPGSIGAWRTDAVKVSGGYTTQTLVEDADLTVSIIRNGYQVVFEPKAHAFTEAPETIPQWMRQRLRWHFGMLQIAWKHKSAFFERRAVGMVSIPDLVLFGAVFSLFAPIADIVMVVNLIALAEHFTDAPQMPFESSTVVVAISYIAYLLSDLVLATIAFGLEPKENKRLLPWVLTQRFFYRQIYWMVALRSIARAVTGRFTGWRKITRTSSINLANTLGLPRDQVRVVLTDKKTPKDSN